In Prosthecochloris sp. GSB1, the following proteins share a genomic window:
- a CDS encoding ABC transporter ATP-binding protein, giving the protein MRLIGKILAYLSPSKGKIVLVVFISMLTSLFGVVSIYSVLPLLNAIFTADKTVTEPSPVARDVGPAQTAVSAEGGKFVDTEALRQQAMDFFQGLFQADTKQQTLFNICLFLIAAFALKNLFLYINKQIIYRIQSKATKNLRDDVFHSIIEMHLDYFNKQRVGSLMNHVYNDVQSVQGSISSTFINFIQNPFTIFVYIGVLFVLSWQLTLFASGVSIVIFFLIRLIGRKVKTLSKDFRQRMGDMNSVLQEKFSGIKVIKSSAFEDVEIERFKSFTKDFRKLDLKIFRLKNIISPLNETLLVSAVAMVLWFGGLQVFEGRMTANELIVFAFSLYSAMGPIKTLGEANTKIQSGMASAERLFEVIEAEPLVVNGERSIDGFSDSIRFNDVCFRYRKEADAPYVLDHASFEIRKGEMVALVGQSGSGKSTAVDLLLRFYDVDSGSITIDGTDIREFDYKKLRSMIGVVSQEVILFNDTIEQNIAYGLRGKAEYEQIERAARLANAHGFIEEKPLKYETIVGDRGIQLSGGQRQRLAIARAMVKNPDLLIFDEATSALDNESEKVVQKAIDHALEDRTALVVAHRLSTVKNADRIIVLDKGRIAESGTHDELLAKDGLYKMYYDIQFSGVAAEA; this is encoded by the coding sequence ATGAGGCTAATCGGCAAAATCCTTGCCTATCTCTCTCCCTCGAAAGGGAAGATAGTGCTCGTTGTTTTCATCAGCATGCTGACGTCGCTTTTCGGCGTCGTGTCGATCTATTCGGTCCTTCCCCTTCTCAACGCCATCTTTACCGCCGACAAGACCGTCACCGAACCCTCGCCCGTGGCGCGGGACGTCGGGCCGGCACAGACAGCCGTCTCGGCGGAAGGCGGGAAATTCGTCGATACCGAAGCGCTCAGGCAGCAGGCGATGGATTTCTTCCAGGGCCTGTTCCAGGCCGACACGAAGCAGCAGACGCTGTTCAATATCTGCCTTTTTCTCATCGCCGCGTTCGCTCTGAAAAACCTGTTTCTCTACATCAACAAGCAGATCATCTACAGAATCCAGAGCAAGGCGACCAAGAATCTCCGTGACGACGTCTTCCATTCGATCATCGAGATGCATCTCGATTATTTCAACAAGCAGCGGGTCGGCAGCCTGATGAACCATGTCTACAACGATGTGCAGAGCGTGCAGGGGTCCATCAGTTCGACCTTCATCAATTTCATCCAGAATCCTTTCACGATCTTCGTCTACATCGGCGTGCTGTTCGTGCTGAGCTGGCAGCTCACTCTGTTTGCGTCCGGCGTGTCGATCGTCATTTTTTTTCTGATCCGTCTCATCGGCCGCAAGGTCAAGACGCTCTCGAAAGACTTCCGTCAGCGCATGGGTGACATGAACTCGGTTCTCCAGGAGAAGTTCAGCGGTATCAAGGTCATCAAGTCGAGCGCTTTCGAGGATGTCGAGATCGAACGCTTCAAGAGCTTTACGAAGGATTTCCGGAAGCTGGACCTGAAGATATTCCGTCTGAAAAACATCATCAGTCCGCTGAACGAAACCCTGCTGGTTTCGGCGGTCGCCATGGTGCTCTGGTTCGGCGGGTTGCAGGTTTTCGAGGGCAGGATGACGGCCAACGAGCTGATTGTGTTCGCTTTCAGTCTCTATTCGGCCATGGGGCCGATCAAGACGCTCGGCGAGGCGAACACGAAAATCCAGTCCGGAATGGCTTCGGCCGAGAGGCTCTTCGAGGTGATCGAGGCCGAGCCGCTGGTTGTCAACGGGGAACGGTCCATCGATGGATTTTCCGACAGCATCCGTTTCAACGATGTCTGTTTCAGGTATCGCAAGGAAGCCGACGCGCCCTATGTGCTCGACCATGCTTCCTTCGAGATCCGCAAGGGCGAAATGGTTGCGCTGGTCGGCCAGTCGGGCTCCGGAAAGTCGACGGCCGTGGACCTGCTGCTCAGGTTTTACGATGTCGACTCGGGAAGCATTACCATAGACGGTACGGACATCCGCGAATTCGACTACAAGAAACTGCGGAGCATGATCGGTGTGGTCAGCCAGGAGGTTATCCTGTTCAACGATACCATCGAACAGAACATCGCCTACGGGCTTCGCGGGAAGGCCGAATACGAACAGATCGAGAGAGCGGCGCGGCTGGCCAATGCGCACGGATTCATCGAGGAAAAACCGCTGAAGTACGAAACCATCGTGGGAGACAGGGGAATCCAGTTGTCGGGAGGACAGCGCCAGCGGCTCGCCATAGCCCGCGCCATGGTGAAAAACCCCGATCTGCTCATTTTCGACGAGGCCACGAGCGCCCTGGACAACGAGTCCGAAAAGGTCGTCCAGAAAGCGATCGACCATGCGCTCGAGGACCGTACGGCGCTCGTTGTGGCCCACAGGCTCTCGACGGTGAAAAACGCCGACAGGATCATCGTGCTGGACAAGGGGCGGATCGCCGAGTCGGGAACCCACGACGAATTGCTCGCCAAAGACGGGTTGTACAAAATGTATTACGATATACAGTTTTCTGGGGTGGCCGCCGAAGCGTAG
- a CDS encoding glycosyltransferase, with amino-acid sequence MQENTLGSKFRASVESLFWPPHSRLFIKGDHVNWSLYWDAVELAEICRKLGIQVVENGSKRLMKNQCLFNMSRYEILENWKKPRYRIAFPYYHGNPETDEGSRRMLETISRHHAAIDRIQVSCRFMEDVVLDTGIDPSKVFRIPIGINRTYFTPATDETRSSVRKKLGIPMDAVVIGSFQKDGEGWKEGLTPKLIKGPDIFLETVAILKRSVPELHVLLTGPARGYIRHGLEKLNIPYVHRLLDDYTEIGTHYRALDLYIVSSRDEGGPKAVLESMACGVPLVSTKVGQATDLVDHGENGFLVDVGDAEALAHYSLQVLDDRGQRTNVIRNGFATAEANDYRNQIPLWASFMKGFVNC; translated from the coding sequence TTGCAGGAAAACACGTTAGGCAGCAAGTTCCGTGCGAGCGTCGAATCGCTTTTCTGGCCGCCGCACTCCCGCCTCTTCATCAAGGGAGACCACGTCAACTGGAGCCTCTACTGGGATGCCGTGGAGCTGGCGGAAATCTGCCGGAAACTCGGCATACAGGTCGTCGAAAACGGCTCGAAACGCCTCATGAAAAACCAGTGCCTCTTCAACATGAGCCGTTACGAGATCCTTGAAAACTGGAAAAAACCCCGATACCGCATAGCCTTTCCATACTATCACGGCAATCCCGAAACCGATGAAGGATCGCGACGGATGCTCGAAACCATAAGCCGTCACCACGCCGCGATCGACCGGATCCAGGTAAGCTGCCGGTTCATGGAAGACGTCGTGCTGGATACCGGCATCGATCCCTCGAAAGTTTTCAGGATTCCGATCGGAATCAACAGGACGTACTTCACGCCCGCAACGGATGAAACGCGGTCATCGGTCAGAAAAAAGCTGGGGATTCCGATGGATGCGGTGGTGATCGGTTCCTTCCAGAAAGACGGCGAAGGCTGGAAGGAAGGCCTGACGCCGAAACTGATCAAGGGACCGGATATCTTTCTCGAAACCGTCGCAATCCTGAAACGCTCGGTGCCCGAACTGCACGTATTGCTGACCGGACCCGCGAGGGGGTATATCCGCCACGGCCTGGAGAAACTGAACATTCCCTATGTCCACCGGCTTCTCGACGATTACACGGAAATAGGAACGCATTACCGGGCGCTGGACCTTTATATCGTCTCTTCGCGCGACGAAGGGGGACCGAAAGCGGTGCTGGAATCGATGGCTTGCGGCGTTCCGCTCGTCAGTACGAAGGTGGGACAGGCGACCGACCTGGTGGATCACGGCGAGAACGGGTTTCTCGTCGATGTCGGGGACGCCGAAGCGCTTGCGCACTATTCCCTTCAGGTTCTCGATGACCGCGGCCAGCGAACGAACGTTATCCGAAACGGTTTCGCGACGGCGGAAGCCAACGATTACCGGAACCAGATCCCGCTCTGGGCGAGCTTCATGAAGGGGTTCGTCAACTGCTGA
- a CDS encoding glycosyltransferase, which produces MQSAIRHIDTQYRSILFSGFHYLRERRGDGWVYWLPRYVLENTSLRVYFLTNDRKLLFQEKDGSLREIDEREMENIDIFFARTLNSFPVDHRLLRSAKLKILYPISDSLPEAVLRLRPVIIDDSTFIKPLPEHDRAFFYYEPSKKENLLLYPSAIHRRKGQLEFAQSVSAGALRGKKVLFCGTIKSEEYAEKCFSLLRKKKIDFDYLGKVPKKTLGELYRKSLLTLILSSGDWNPRTFYESMACGTPCLLSRKVRLASQVEQYAFRSSKLLLNHHIRKNMEYTDALQLKLQQASLAITEASCYNQLFSRGQQYPESQEP; this is translated from the coding sequence ATGCAATCAGCCATACGACATATCGACACGCAGTACCGCTCCATCCTGTTTTCCGGCTTCCATTACCTCCGGGAACGTCGCGGAGACGGCTGGGTGTATTGGCTACCGAGGTATGTCCTCGAAAACACGTCGCTGCGGGTCTATTTCCTCACCAACGACAGGAAGCTGCTCTTTCAGGAAAAAGACGGGTCGCTTCGCGAAATCGATGAACGGGAAATGGAGAACATCGACATTTTTTTCGCTCGCACCCTGAACAGTTTTCCCGTCGATCACCGCCTGCTCCGCTCGGCGAAACTGAAAATCCTCTACCCGATCAGCGACAGCCTGCCCGAAGCGGTGCTCCGCCTCAGACCGGTCATCATCGACGACAGCACGTTCATCAAGCCGCTTCCCGAACACGACAGGGCGTTTTTCTACTACGAACCTTCGAAAAAGGAAAACCTTCTGCTCTATCCTTCCGCCATACACCGGCGAAAGGGGCAGCTCGAATTCGCGCAATCCGTGAGCGCCGGCGCCCTGCGGGGTAAAAAAGTGCTCTTCTGCGGGACGATCAAGTCCGAAGAGTACGCGGAAAAATGCTTCAGCCTGCTCCGGAAAAAAAAGATCGATTTCGACTATCTCGGCAAGGTTCCGAAGAAAACGCTGGGAGAGCTCTACCGGAAGTCCCTTCTGACGCTCATCCTGTCGAGTGGAGACTGGAACCCCCGCACGTTCTACGAAAGCATGGCATGCGGCACGCCCTGCCTCCTATCTCGAAAGGTGCGCCTCGCCTCGCAGGTGGAGCAGTACGCATTCAGATCGTCGAAACTTCTGCTCAACCATCATATCCGCAAAAACATGGAATATACGGACGCCCTGCAGTTGAAACTGCAACAGGCGTCGCTCGCCATAACGGAAGCGTCCTGTTACAACCAGCTTTTTTCCCGGGGGCAGCAGTATCCTGAATCGCAAGAACCGTAA
- a CDS encoding radical SAM/SPASM domain-containing protein: protein MIENNRNVRLKRIVMEVFGGCNYKCRMCPQVVPGRDASFKQKMPLDIFEKILDEIVPAYGTPAINLEGSGEPTLVSDLADYVAAVKSRNLACLMFCNGFNLTGDYMRSIIDAGIDVVRISMIGYDRRKYLEWMGVDHFDQVLSNIAEIRDYLQGSGSSCQLMSYHLITDNRRIAEEVREYRRNIIEPAGLLAYIWKMHNWSGNYDNPNPRAMQEKRSCGRPFAPELTVRAGGEPGRYGAVTPCCQTLGPPNELKSILGHLDTQSFEEIYFGGKYAELREAHRAKEFNRIEYCKDCDFLDGDPEVLVWSNDRHANVNHMIGTDDDFVLTDYNE from the coding sequence ATGATCGAGAATAACAGAAACGTCCGCTTGAAACGCATCGTCATGGAGGTATTCGGGGGATGCAACTACAAATGCAGAATGTGCCCGCAGGTCGTCCCCGGCAGGGATGCAAGCTTTAAACAGAAAATGCCTCTGGATATTTTCGAAAAAATCCTCGACGAAATCGTCCCCGCTTACGGAACCCCGGCGATCAACCTGGAAGGAAGCGGCGAACCCACGCTGGTAAGCGACCTTGCCGATTACGTGGCTGCGGTCAAGTCGCGCAATCTTGCCTGTCTCATGTTCTGCAACGGTTTCAATCTCACCGGCGATTACATGCGAAGCATCATAGACGCGGGCATCGATGTCGTGCGTATCAGCATGATCGGCTACGACAGGAGAAAATATCTCGAATGGATGGGTGTGGACCATTTCGACCAGGTACTGTCCAATATCGCCGAAATCCGGGATTACCTGCAGGGCAGCGGCAGTTCCTGCCAGTTGATGAGTTATCACCTGATCACCGACAACCGGAGAATCGCCGAAGAGGTAAGGGAATACAGGCGGAACATCATAGAGCCGGCCGGTCTGCTGGCATATATATGGAAAATGCACAACTGGAGCGGCAACTACGACAATCCGAATCCTCGCGCCATGCAGGAAAAACGTTCGTGCGGCAGACCGTTCGCCCCCGAACTCACGGTCCGGGCGGGCGGAGAGCCGGGACGTTACGGAGCCGTAACGCCCTGCTGCCAGACCCTCGGTCCGCCGAACGAACTCAAGAGCATCCTCGGCCACCTCGACACCCAGAGTTTCGAGGAGATTTACTTCGGCGGGAAATACGCCGAATTGCGGGAAGCGCACAGGGCAAAAGAATTCAACCGTATCGAATACTGCAAGGATTGCGATTTCCTTGACGGGGACCCCGAGGTGCTTGTCTGGAGCAATGACCGGCACGCCAACGTGAACCATATGATCGGTACAGACGACGATTTCGTGCTCACCGATTACAACGAATAG
- a CDS encoding DegT/DnrJ/EryC1/StrS family aminotransferase, giving the protein MTEMVFPPWPAYTEEEADAVCRVLLSNRVNYWTGGEGRAFEEEFAAFCGSEYAIALANGTLALELALKALGIGPGDEVIVPSYTFIATASAVAIRGAVPVVADVDRESLTITAETIAEKMTSRTAGVIPVHLMGHPCDMDPIMSLASEHGLKVVEDCAQAHGARYKGRSVGTIGDAGAWSFCQDKIMTTGGEGGMVTTNDRTLWSKIWADKDHGKSWDAVYGRAHKPGFRWLHESFGTNARMTELQAILGRVQLGRMPEWSRRRRENARCLTDGFMTVPGLRVAGISADIEHAWYKYYVFVEREMLGEGWDRDRIMNAVTARGVPCFSGICPEIYLEKAFGDAGLAPAARLPVARELGETSLQFLVHPTLEERHMRFTSDTVSEIMKDAVVA; this is encoded by the coding sequence ATGACGGAAATGGTTTTTCCCCCCTGGCCTGCATACACCGAGGAAGAAGCCGACGCCGTTTGTCGCGTGCTGTTGTCCAACAGGGTGAACTACTGGACAGGAGGTGAAGGGCGGGCGTTCGAAGAAGAGTTCGCGGCTTTCTGCGGTAGTGAATACGCGATAGCCCTTGCGAACGGAACGCTCGCGCTCGAACTCGCCCTCAAGGCTCTCGGGATCGGTCCGGGCGACGAGGTGATCGTGCCCAGTTACACGTTTATAGCTACCGCGAGCGCCGTGGCGATCCGTGGCGCGGTTCCTGTCGTGGCCGATGTGGACCGCGAAAGCCTGACGATCACGGCGGAGACGATCGCTGAAAAAATGACCTCGCGAACAGCAGGCGTGATTCCCGTCCATCTCATGGGGCATCCCTGCGACATGGACCCGATCATGTCCCTGGCGTCGGAACATGGCCTGAAGGTCGTCGAGGATTGTGCCCAGGCGCATGGCGCTCGCTATAAAGGCCGTTCTGTCGGGACGATCGGAGATGCTGGCGCATGGAGTTTCTGCCAGGACAAGATCATGACGACCGGCGGCGAAGGCGGAATGGTCACCACGAACGACAGAACGCTCTGGTCGAAAATATGGGCGGACAAGGATCACGGTAAAAGCTGGGATGCCGTTTACGGCAGGGCGCACAAGCCGGGATTCCGATGGCTGCATGAATCGTTCGGCACCAATGCACGCATGACCGAACTGCAGGCGATACTCGGGCGCGTCCAGCTTGGCCGGATGCCGGAATGGTCCCGGCGGCGAAGGGAAAACGCTCGATGTCTCACGGACGGTTTCATGACTGTTCCCGGACTCAGGGTCGCCGGAATTTCGGCCGATATCGAGCATGCGTGGTACAAGTATTATGTGTTCGTCGAGCGGGAGATGCTTGGCGAGGGCTGGGATCGCGACAGGATAATGAACGCCGTTACCGCAAGGGGGGTGCCCTGTTTCAGCGGCATCTGTCCGGAGATATACCTTGAAAAGGCATTTGGCGACGCGGGGCTGGCTCCGGCGGCAAGGCTTCCAGTGGCTCGTGAACTTGGTGAAACGAGTTTACAGTTTCTCGTTCATCCCACGCTTGAAGAACGGCACATGCGTTTTACCAGCGATACCGTCAGTGAGATAATGAAGGATGCGGTTGTCGCCTGA
- a CDS encoding glycosyltransferase family 2 protein: protein MSATKIIGIMLVKNEDRFIGHAIRNILEFCDEIIVADNGSRDTTLDVVGEIAKRNRNITVSHVDHPRQSHELIEAYAGTDTWIFGVDGDEIYDPSGLRRMKERIVGGAFDDVWCIYGNVLNCISIDVREGVAEGYLAPPSRSMTKLYNFSLAESWTDCPERLHSGALRFRPQANEPRRLRLYKSMSWETSSFRCLHAVFMQRSSLEASRLKASRLNPAEIQAIRSAYDKKSYVKGMLRYLRSRLGPDWKNKKYRRGSLTQKNIDSFFSSN from the coding sequence ATGAGCGCCACGAAGATTATCGGCATCATGCTTGTCAAGAACGAGGATCGGTTCATCGGCCATGCGATCCGCAACATCCTCGAATTCTGCGACGAAATCATCGTGGCCGACAACGGTTCCCGCGACACGACGCTCGATGTAGTCGGTGAAATCGCGAAGAGGAACCGCAATATCACCGTTTCGCATGTCGATCATCCGCGTCAGTCACACGAACTCATAGAAGCGTATGCAGGCACCGACACCTGGATTTTCGGCGTGGATGGAGATGAAATCTACGACCCGTCCGGGCTTCGTAGAATGAAGGAACGCATTGTCGGGGGCGCGTTCGACGATGTCTGGTGCATCTACGGCAATGTGCTGAACTGCATCTCAATCGACGTCCGCGAAGGCGTTGCCGAAGGCTACCTGGCTCCGCCATCCAGATCGATGACGAAACTCTACAACTTCTCGCTGGCTGAAAGCTGGACGGACTGCCCTGAACGGCTGCATTCGGGCGCCCTGCGCTTCAGGCCGCAGGCGAACGAACCCCGGAGGCTCCGCCTTTACAAATCCATGAGCTGGGAGACCTCCTCTTTCCGATGCCTGCATGCCGTCTTCATGCAAAGAAGCAGCCTGGAAGCTTCGCGCTTGAAAGCAAGCAGGCTCAACCCGGCGGAAATCCAGGCGATACGTTCGGCCTACGATAAAAAATCATACGTTAAAGGAATGCTCCGATATCTGCGTTCAAGGCTGGGACCAGACTGGAAAAACAAAAAGTACCGCAGGGGATCGCTGACGCAGAAAAATATCGACTCTTTTTTCTCATCGAACTGA
- a CDS encoding glycosyltransferase family 2 protein, giving the protein MESRVAPKVTVLMPVHNGEAYLRQAVQSILDQTFTDFEFLILDDGSTDGSRDIVRSFGDPRIRLEANERNLGTVHALNRGIRLARGKYIARMDCDDVSLPERLERQVRFMDAHPEVGVSGSGMRLIKKGRLKNTRLQPQADPELKITLLFNTCFFHPTVIMRTAVVKKTPYPDNLVFTQDYNFWTRLATETCFANLRETLVYFREHSAQISSRKADMQKNNARAIRASYLHALFPETSGEDMETHHLIAENRRGMDLGKAGAWLEHLIGLNEQRRVFPPDIFLREAARKWWHCCRKNTQYGKETLAVYRSSFLHAYFNPPTFKYLKFHVRCMTDGKRRKAD; this is encoded by the coding sequence ATGGAGTCACGTGTCGCGCCGAAAGTAACCGTGCTGATGCCGGTCCATAACGGCGAAGCCTATCTGCGACAGGCCGTACAAAGCATTCTGGACCAGACGTTCACCGATTTCGAATTTCTGATCCTGGACGACGGCTCGACCGACGGCAGCCGAGACATCGTCCGGTCGTTCGGCGACCCGAGAATACGCCTTGAAGCAAACGAACGCAACCTCGGCACCGTTCACGCCCTCAACCGGGGCATCCGGCTTGCCCGGGGGAAATATATCGCACGCATGGACTGCGACGACGTCAGCCTCCCCGAACGGCTGGAACGCCAGGTCCGGTTCATGGACGCCCATCCCGAAGTCGGCGTCAGCGGAAGCGGCATGCGGCTCATAAAAAAAGGCCGGCTGAAAAACACGCGCCTCCAGCCGCAAGCCGACCCGGAGTTGAAAATAACGCTCCTGTTCAACACCTGTTTTTTTCATCCCACGGTCATCATGAGAACCGCAGTCGTGAAGAAGACGCCTTACCCCGACAACCTCGTCTTCACCCAGGACTATAATTTCTGGACGCGACTGGCGACGGAAACATGCTTTGCAAATCTGAGGGAAACACTGGTATACTTCAGGGAACATTCCGCGCAAATCAGTTCTCGTAAAGCGGATATGCAAAAAAACAACGCCAGGGCCATCAGAGCATCGTATCTCCATGCCCTCTTTCCGGAAACCTCCGGCGAGGACATGGAGACACATCACCTGATCGCCGAAAACCGTCGGGGAATGGATCTCGGAAAAGCCGGGGCCTGGCTGGAGCACCTGATCGGGCTCAATGAACAGCGCCGCGTCTTTCCCCCGGATATTTTCCTGAGGGAAGCCGCCCGGAAATGGTGGCATTGCTGCCGGAAAAACACGCAGTACGGAAAAGAGACGCTCGCCGTCTACAGGTCCTCGTTCCTGCACGCGTATTTCAACCCGCCAACGTTCAAGTACCTGAAGTTCCATGTCAGGTGCATGACGGACGGCAAACGGCGCAAGGCCGACTGA
- a CDS encoding glycosyltransferase family 4 protein yields MHLTLFFTYKTSLERWDSVGMLDREIALYRNYLRKGIAVSFVTYGKNDHSLFRDRLAGIEILCNERKLPTRLYATLIPLLHAHTLRKTDIVKTNQTPGGLLALSAAKLFGKPLLARCGYMHSEFIANRHGEGSREALRALGEENRLFRSASHIEVTTPAMKESILSRMPGTGDRISVIPNYVDTGAFKPLALPKEIDLLFIGRLVAQKNLFALLEALQGLDIRTTVIGSGSQEKKLKAKARARGMRVEWIDNVPNNELPCYLDRSKIFILPSLYEGHPKTLIEAMACGVAVIGADSPGIREILRDGETGLLCSTKPEGIRNAVEKLMRSANLRERLGENAREFALKHYSLEHIAETELALLGKLRQ; encoded by the coding sequence ATGCATCTTACCCTCTTTTTCACCTACAAGACTTCGCTGGAGCGATGGGACAGCGTCGGCATGCTCGACAGGGAAATAGCCCTGTACAGAAACTATCTGCGGAAGGGTATCGCCGTCAGTTTCGTCACGTACGGCAAAAACGACCACAGCCTCTTCCGGGACCGTCTGGCAGGCATTGAAATCCTTTGCAACGAGAGGAAGCTTCCGACGAGACTCTACGCGACGCTCATTCCCCTGCTCCATGCCCATACGCTCCGAAAAACCGATATCGTCAAGACCAACCAGACCCCCGGAGGTCTTCTGGCCCTGAGCGCGGCGAAACTCTTCGGCAAGCCGCTCCTCGCCCGCTGCGGCTATATGCACTCGGAATTCATCGCCAATCGTCACGGTGAAGGTTCACGCGAAGCCCTGCGGGCGCTCGGCGAGGAAAACCGCCTGTTCAGGTCGGCGTCCCACATCGAGGTGACGACGCCGGCGATGAAAGAGAGCATCCTGTCGAGAATGCCCGGAACAGGCGACAGGATTTCCGTGATACCGAACTATGTCGATACCGGCGCGTTCAAACCCCTCGCGCTCCCTAAGGAGATCGACCTGCTGTTCATCGGCAGGCTCGTAGCGCAGAAAAACCTGTTCGCGCTGCTGGAAGCCCTGCAAGGCCTCGATATCCGCACGACGGTCATAGGATCGGGCTCGCAGGAAAAGAAACTCAAGGCGAAAGCCCGCGCGCGCGGCATGAGGGTGGAATGGATAGACAATGTTCCGAACAACGAACTTCCCTGTTACCTCGACAGGTCGAAAATCTTCATCCTGCCGTCACTCTACGAAGGACACCCGAAAACCCTCATCGAAGCGATGGCATGCGGGGTTGCGGTCATCGGCGCCGATTCTCCGGGCATCAGGGAAATCCTGCGAGACGGGGAAACAGGGCTGCTCTGTTCCACGAAACCCGAAGGCATCCGTAACGCTGTCGAAAAACTCATGCGTTCGGCGAACCTGCGCGAACGTCTCGGAGAAAACGCAAGGGAATTCGCCCTGAAACACTATTCGCTCGAACATATAGCGGAAACTGAACTCGCGCTGCTCGGAAAGCTGCGTCAATAA
- a CDS encoding glycosyltransferase family 1 protein, with protein sequence MKISIGMNLREGPWGGGNQFASSLTAYLGKKGADVVHDLATNDLDIILLTEPRKTSRSSAYTDDDIMDYLRFVNPETLVVHRINECDERKGTKEVNGLLIRANRCADHTVFISTWLRDLFTGHGIPAAHASVILNGADETVFNPEGFSPWNRREPLKIVTHHWGGNWMKGFDIYRLIDDMLEQPEWKKRLGFTYIGRTPEIFSFRNTRHIEPLSGKALAGELRRHHLYVTASRNEPAGMHHIEGAMCGMPLLYIDSGALPEYCRGFGVPFVPETFVAALEEMMGAYDSWLAEMPLYPHTAEKMCAAYHGLFLDMLERKKEILARRPERQAPGLFETTAFRAASFGKRIRALQKNVAKGKKRR encoded by the coding sequence ATGAAAATCAGTATCGGCATGAACCTCCGTGAAGGCCCCTGGGGAGGAGGCAACCAGTTCGCTTCATCACTGACGGCATATCTCGGAAAAAAAGGGGCGGACGTTGTCCATGACCTCGCGACAAACGATCTCGATATCATTCTGCTGACCGAGCCGAGAAAAACCTCCCGCTCCTCAGCCTATACCGACGACGATATCATGGACTACCTGAGGTTCGTCAATCCTGAAACCCTGGTTGTGCACCGGATCAACGAGTGCGACGAACGCAAGGGGACGAAAGAGGTCAACGGACTCCTGATCCGCGCGAACAGATGCGCAGACCACACGGTCTTTATCAGTACATGGTTGCGTGACCTATTCACCGGACACGGCATCCCGGCCGCGCATGCGTCCGTCATCCTGAACGGAGCCGACGAGACCGTATTCAATCCCGAAGGGTTTTCCCCCTGGAACCGCCGCGAACCGCTGAAAATCGTGACCCATCACTGGGGAGGCAACTGGATGAAGGGGTTCGACATCTACCGCCTGATCGACGATATGCTTGAACAACCTGAATGGAAAAAACGCCTCGGCTTTACCTACATAGGGCGGACCCCGGAAATTTTCTCGTTCAGAAACACGCGGCATATCGAACCCCTGAGCGGAAAGGCTCTTGCCGGAGAACTGCGCCGCCATCACCTCTATGTCACCGCGTCGAGGAACGAACCGGCGGGCATGCACCATATCGAAGGCGCGATGTGCGGCATGCCGCTGCTCTATATCGACAGCGGGGCCCTGCCGGAATACTGCCGGGGATTCGGCGTCCCTTTCGTTCCGGAGACGTTCGTCGCCGCCCTGGAAGAGATGATGGGCGCCTACGACAGCTGGCTCGCCGAAATGCCCCTCTACCCGCATACCGCGGAGAAAATGTGCGCGGCATACCACGGCCTGTTTCTCGACATGCTGGAAAGAAAAAAGGAAATCCTCGCAAGGCGCCCCGAACGACAGGCGCCCGGACTGTTCGAAACAACCGCGTTCAGGGCGGCCTCGTTCGGCAAGAGAATCCGTGCGTTGCAGAAGAACGTGGCCAAAGGGAAAAAAAGACGTTGA